The Acetivibrio saccincola genome window below encodes:
- a CDS encoding YkgJ family cysteine cluster protein — MQIPCPFLLESGDCSIYIVRPQACRKHIIFGNPSTCEYNQKQNTYSGGITKALEDITIQMSSNIFKDKFVLTKHTSTTQEIVFMVKHLTHWFSNGFKDIDFNKLNSI; from the coding sequence ATGCAAATACCGTGTCCATTTTTATTAGAATCAGGAGATTGCTCTATATATATTGTAAGACCACAAGCATGTAGAAAACATATTATTTTTGGGAATCCATCTACTTGTGAATATAATCAAAAACAGAATACTTATTCAGGAGGAATTACAAAAGCATTAGAGGATATTACAATTCAAATGTCATCCAATATTTTTAAAGATAAATTTGTACTCACAAAACATACTTCAACAACTCAAGAAATTGTTTTCATGGTTAAACATTTAACACATTGGTTTTCAAATGGTTTTAAAGATATAGATTTTAATAAACTTAATTCTATATAA
- a CDS encoding ISLre2 family transposase codes for MYNLSVNGNGVNFKDLEKKIYKYACEQACKMMTEILTNLDKMLLEKRDKKVFRFKVFKHTCIKTIMGPVEIDRRVYEYVDENGKKSYRYLLDEYLEMETIGHMSANLVEKMVENATNVSMRKAAQNIKEMTNQDVSHMAVWNIVQELGQRIEKHEDEKIKQYEDCKLNGQKEVKVLFEEADGVWLCMQGKDKPKKGRKKELKLSVTYEGWVRRSGKKEAYLLKNKRVCAGFTDSRKFKKLRDTKIAEEYNVDEIETKIVNGDGASWIKEGLGEEGVYYQLDPFHKSQAVLRNVPDKKEAVKLIKQLHEGEEEKALERIKELMYECGGEELPVKKLKTLEGYLTANKEGLRPYHLREDIKMPEAPEGLLYRHLGTMEHNICDVLAQRMKGRKMSWSIKGANNLSKILAEKFSGSLYTTIDKLLYGVIPEQKFEEIVDAIKRVASKVPSKLKKQKTYKIHEATRPFEGCAVTEGRKAIRNIFNDRCATELIYR; via the coding sequence ATGTATAACCTAAGTGTAAACGGAAACGGTGTTAATTTCAAGGATTTAGAGAAAAAAATATATAAATATGCCTGTGAACAGGCATGTAAGATGATGACAGAGATTCTGACAAATTTAGATAAAATGCTTTTGGAGAAAAGGGATAAAAAAGTTTTTAGATTCAAGGTGTTCAAGCATACTTGTATTAAGACAATCATGGGACCCGTGGAGATTGATCGAAGGGTTTATGAATATGTTGATGAAAACGGGAAGAAAAGCTACAGATATTTGCTTGATGAATATCTGGAAATGGAAACTATAGGTCACATGTCTGCAAACCTTGTTGAGAAGATGGTTGAAAATGCAACAAACGTTTCTATGCGTAAGGCTGCACAGAACATAAAAGAAATGACGAACCAGGATGTAAGCCATATGGCTGTTTGGAATATAGTGCAGGAGTTAGGTCAGCGGATTGAGAAACATGAAGATGAAAAAATTAAGCAATATGAGGATTGTAAACTTAATGGCCAAAAAGAAGTAAAGGTATTGTTTGAAGAAGCAGATGGTGTTTGGCTCTGCATGCAAGGAAAAGACAAGCCTAAAAAGGGTCGAAAGAAAGAGTTGAAGCTTTCAGTGACGTATGAAGGATGGGTCAGGAGAAGTGGGAAGAAAGAAGCCTATTTGTTAAAAAACAAACGTGTATGTGCTGGGTTTACTGATTCCCGTAAGTTCAAGAAACTTAGAGATACAAAGATAGCAGAAGAGTATAATGTGGATGAAATTGAAACTAAGATTGTTAATGGAGATGGAGCAAGTTGGATAAAAGAAGGGCTTGGCGAGGAGGGTGTCTATTATCAGTTAGATCCCTTCCACAAGAGCCAGGCTGTTTTGAGGAATGTACCGGACAAAAAAGAAGCCGTAAAGCTGATAAAGCAGCTTCATGAGGGTGAGGAAGAGAAAGCCTTAGAACGCATAAAGGAACTTATGTATGAATGTGGTGGAGAAGAATTGCCTGTTAAGAAGTTAAAGACGCTTGAGGGATATTTAACGGCGAATAAGGAGGGATTAAGACCTTACCATTTAAGAGAAGACATAAAGATGCCAGAAGCACCGGAAGGGCTTTTATACAGGCATTTAGGCACGATGGAACACAATATATGCGATGTATTGGCTCAACGAATGAAAGGAAGGAAAATGAGTTGGTCAATAAAAGGGGCAAACAATCTTTCGAAGATTCTTGCAGAGAAATTCAGTGGCAGTCTTTATACCACTATAGATAAATTACTATATGGGGTTATTCCTGAACAGAAGTTTGAAGAAATTGTGGATGCTATCAAAAGGGTTGCCAGTAAGGTTCCGAGTAAACTAAAAAAGCAAAAAACATATAAAATTCATGAAGCGACTCGTCCATTTGAAGGATGTGCAGTTACTGAGGGCAGGAAGGCTATTAGAAATATTTTTAATGATCGATGTGCAACAGAATTAATATATCGATAA